The following proteins come from a genomic window of Cydia pomonella isolate Wapato2018A chromosome 28, ilCydPomo1, whole genome shotgun sequence:
- the LOC133532977 gene encoding zinc finger protein OZF-like isoform X1, translated as MSEMEQATIKTEYDLYPEVEVHYAESQVICKVDIKQELIDNVGDNNINKQKHNNYNQGQTTSNNAASTALEAPGHFPCHICGAVFDQLFQVTRHLNEHVRRTFPCEHCSCIFNFESDLDTHLLIHNTLGEQLFNCDVCQEKFPSQELLEAHKDDHKDNSEGIPCQICGLKLKAKYSLKIHMSAKHLSVQPFSCEVCGKLFPAQWRLKEHMKLHTGDSLPCTFCDKHFISQSKLDMHLKSHTGEKPFECKVCYKRFSRDSNLKVHMRLHTGQKNFACDICEKAFYTNSDLTSHRKIHDKNKPRPFKCPDCESAFALKTQLKNHYMAVHSTETPYSCESCNVKFKTKKAWKYHMMQHSDEKPHKCSVCDKGFLIRHLLVKHMRTHTGERPYNCQYCDKSFKSKSNLNTHMGNVHKDVKKAQKAETE; from the exons atgTCAGAAATGGAACAAGCAACTATTAAAACAGAATACGATCTATATCCTGAAGTCGAAGTACATTACGCCGAAAGCCAAGTCATCTGCAAAGTCGATATAAAACAGGAACTAATTGATAATGTTGgcgataataatattaataaacagaAACACAATAATTACAATCAAGGACAAACAACGAGTAACAATG CAGCAAGTACTGCATTAGAAGCTCCCGGGCACTTCCCATGCCACATATGCGGTGCAGTCTTCGATCAGCTTTTCCAAGTCACCCGGCACCTCAACGAGCATGTTCGGCGGACCTTCCCATGCGAGCACTGCAGTTGCATATTTAACTTTGAGTCGGACTTGGACACCCATCTGCTCATACATAATACACTTGGGGAGCAGCTATTCAACTGCGATGTCTGTCAAGAGAAATTCCCTAGCCAAGAATTACTAGAAGCACATAAAGATGACCACAAAGACAACAGTGAAGGCATCCCATGTCAAATCTGCGGACTGAAATTAAAAGCTAAGTACAGTTTGAAAATTCATATGAGCGCTAAACATCTCTCAGTTCAACCATTTTCTTGCGAAGTCTGCGGGAAGCTTTTCCCAGCGCAATGGAGATTAAAGGAACACATGAAACTGCATACCGGAGACAGCTTGCCTTGTACGTTCTGCGATAAACATTTCATTTCTCAAAGCAAGCTCGATATGCATCTAAAGTCGCATACTGGTGAGAAGCCGTTTGAGTGCAAAGTTTGCTACAAGCGTTTCTCGAGAGACTCCAACTTAAAAGTACACATGCGTTTACACACAGGACAGAAGAACTTTGCTTGTGATATATGCGAGAAAGCTTTCTACACTAACTCAGACTTAACATCTCACAGGAAAATACATGATAAGAATAAACCGAGGCCTTTTAAATGTCCGGATTGTGAATCTGCATTCGCTTTGAAAACTCAACTCAAGAACCATTATATGGCTGTCCATAGTACAGAGACACCTTACTCATGCGAAAGCTGCAACGTTAAGTTTAAAACGAAAAAGGCTTGGAAGTATCATATGATGCAACACTCAGACGAGAAGCCGCACAAGTGCAGTGTTTGTGACAAAGGGTTCCTCATCAGGCATCTTCTGGTGAAGCACATGAGAACGCACACGGGGGAACGACCATACAATTGTCAGTATTGTGACAAAAGctttaaatctaaatctaatttaAATACTCATATGGGTAATGTTCATAAAGATGTTAAGAAAGCTCAAAAAGCGGAAACAGAGTAA
- the LOC133532977 gene encoding zinc finger protein OZF-like isoform X2 gives MSEMEQATIKTEYDLYPEVEVHYAESQVICKVDIKQELIDNVGDNNINKQKHNNYNQGQTTSNNASTALEAPGHFPCHICGAVFDQLFQVTRHLNEHVRRTFPCEHCSCIFNFESDLDTHLLIHNTLGEQLFNCDVCQEKFPSQELLEAHKDDHKDNSEGIPCQICGLKLKAKYSLKIHMSAKHLSVQPFSCEVCGKLFPAQWRLKEHMKLHTGDSLPCTFCDKHFISQSKLDMHLKSHTGEKPFECKVCYKRFSRDSNLKVHMRLHTGQKNFACDICEKAFYTNSDLTSHRKIHDKNKPRPFKCPDCESAFALKTQLKNHYMAVHSTETPYSCESCNVKFKTKKAWKYHMMQHSDEKPHKCSVCDKGFLIRHLLVKHMRTHTGERPYNCQYCDKSFKSKSNLNTHMGNVHKDVKKAQKAETE, from the exons atgTCAGAAATGGAACAAGCAACTATTAAAACAGAATACGATCTATATCCTGAAGTCGAAGTACATTACGCCGAAAGCCAAGTCATCTGCAAAGTCGATATAAAACAGGAACTAATTGATAATGTTGgcgataataatattaataaacagaAACACAATAATTACAATCAAGGACAAACAACGAGTAACAATG CAAGTACTGCATTAGAAGCTCCCGGGCACTTCCCATGCCACATATGCGGTGCAGTCTTCGATCAGCTTTTCCAAGTCACCCGGCACCTCAACGAGCATGTTCGGCGGACCTTCCCATGCGAGCACTGCAGTTGCATATTTAACTTTGAGTCGGACTTGGACACCCATCTGCTCATACATAATACACTTGGGGAGCAGCTATTCAACTGCGATGTCTGTCAAGAGAAATTCCCTAGCCAAGAATTACTAGAAGCACATAAAGATGACCACAAAGACAACAGTGAAGGCATCCCATGTCAAATCTGCGGACTGAAATTAAAAGCTAAGTACAGTTTGAAAATTCATATGAGCGCTAAACATCTCTCAGTTCAACCATTTTCTTGCGAAGTCTGCGGGAAGCTTTTCCCAGCGCAATGGAGATTAAAGGAACACATGAAACTGCATACCGGAGACAGCTTGCCTTGTACGTTCTGCGATAAACATTTCATTTCTCAAAGCAAGCTCGATATGCATCTAAAGTCGCATACTGGTGAGAAGCCGTTTGAGTGCAAAGTTTGCTACAAGCGTTTCTCGAGAGACTCCAACTTAAAAGTACACATGCGTTTACACACAGGACAGAAGAACTTTGCTTGTGATATATGCGAGAAAGCTTTCTACACTAACTCAGACTTAACATCTCACAGGAAAATACATGATAAGAATAAACCGAGGCCTTTTAAATGTCCGGATTGTGAATCTGCATTCGCTTTGAAAACTCAACTCAAGAACCATTATATGGCTGTCCATAGTACAGAGACACCTTACTCATGCGAAAGCTGCAACGTTAAGTTTAAAACGAAAAAGGCTTGGAAGTATCATATGATGCAACACTCAGACGAGAAGCCGCACAAGTGCAGTGTTTGTGACAAAGGGTTCCTCATCAGGCATCTTCTGGTGAAGCACATGAGAACGCACACGGGGGAACGACCATACAATTGTCAGTATTGTGACAAAAGctttaaatctaaatctaatttaAATACTCATATGGGTAATGTTCATAAAGATGTTAAGAAAGCTCAAAAAGCGGAAACAGAGTAA
- the LOC133533008 gene encoding uncharacterized protein LOC133533008 isoform X2 — MFRLRLAVLCVCFGSLATRNHTSTVIISRVTGNATDKILTAPSARHEDGNAAVSGDVQERVRLRSTGEPVDGSEAVPVVIRHRSSVTGEYKNETQRENIQSTNSMNTTEALSIARSSVTREYKNETHRENIQNTNSTNTTEDVSGARIHGSSVTKEYKNETQRANIQNTNSTNTTEDVSGARIDSRRNMLPAFTVYPAAVSFQTNPPTRIAPSTELVSPRIVDDFFLPYMGASSGSTKGNWVLAQKAPAQDIHWSTVRSWMSWAPESLHAWCNSYYKNRFSTVGSTYPVCGYRIDQTTLTYQFKTFDDWCKMEEENFQARSYRMYEQSHSVCMNTERLIIPPAS, encoded by the exons ATGTTTCGGTTACGTCTGGCGGTCCTGTGTGTCTGCTTCGGAT cttTAGCTACAAGGAATCACACATCGACGGTTATTATCAGTCGTGTAACGGGCAATGCAACGGACAAGATTCTTACAGCGCCATCTG CCCGACATGAAGACGGCAACGCAGCTGTCAGCGGTGATGTCCAGGAGAGGGTACGCCTCAGGTCAACGGGGGAACCGGTCGATGGCAGTGAGGCAGTACCTGTAGTTATAAGACACAG ATCATCTGTAACTGGAGAGTACAAGAATGAGACGCAGCGGGAAAATATTCAAAGCACCAACAGTATGAACACGACGGAGGCTCTGTCCATTGCgag ATCGTCTGTAACCAGAGAGTACAAGAATGAGACGCACCGGGAAAATATTCAAAACACAAACAGTACGAACACGACAGAGGATGTGTCCGGTGCGAGGATACAcgg ATCGTCTGTAACCAAAGAGTATAAGAATGAGACACAGCGGGCAAATATTCAAAACACAAACAGTACGAACACGACAGAGGATGTGTCCGGTGCGAGGATAGacag ccGTAGAAACATGCTACCAGCATTTACTGTGTATCCCGCAGCAGTATCTTTCCAAACGAACCCGCCTACGAGAATAGCACCATCGACTGAGCTGGTCTCTCCACGG atcGTCGATGACTTTTTCTTGCCGTACATGGGAGCCTCCTCGGGGTCCACTAAGGGCAACTGGGTTTTGGCTCAAAAAGC CCCTGCGCAAGATATTCACTGGTCGACTGTGAGATCGTGGATGTCCTGGGCACCCGAGTCGTTGCACGCATGGTGCAACAGCTACtataaaaatag ATTCAGTACGGTAGGCTCAACATATCCAGTGTGTGGGTACCGTATAGACCAAACGACGTTGACTTACCAGTTTAAGACGTTCGACGACTGGTGCAAAATGGAAGAGGAAAACTTTCAAGCACGGTCATATCGTATGTATGAACAGAGTCATAGCGTATGCATGAACACTGAAAGGCTTATTATTCCACCAGCTTCATAA
- the LOC133533008 gene encoding uncharacterized protein LOC133533008 isoform X1: MFRLRLAVLCVCFGSLATRNHTSTVIISRVTGNATDKILTAPSARHEDGNAAVSGDVQERVRLRSTGEPVDGSEAVPVVIRHRSSVTGEYKNETQRENIQSTNSMNTTEALSIARSSVTGEYKNETQRENIQNTNSTNTTEAVSVARMDGSSVTREYKNETHRENIQNTNSTNTTEDVSGARIHGSSVTKEYKNETQRANIQNTNSTNTTEDVSGARIDSRRNMLPAFTVYPAAVSFQTNPPTRIAPSTELVSPRIVDDFFLPYMGASSGSTKGNWVLAQKAPAQDIHWSTVRSWMSWAPESLHAWCNSYYKNRFSTVGSTYPVCGYRIDQTTLTYQFKTFDDWCKMEEENFQARSYRMYEQSHSVCMNTERLIIPPAS, encoded by the exons ATGTTTCGGTTACGTCTGGCGGTCCTGTGTGTCTGCTTCGGAT cttTAGCTACAAGGAATCACACATCGACGGTTATTATCAGTCGTGTAACGGGCAATGCAACGGACAAGATTCTTACAGCGCCATCTG CCCGACATGAAGACGGCAACGCAGCTGTCAGCGGTGATGTCCAGGAGAGGGTACGCCTCAGGTCAACGGGGGAACCGGTCGATGGCAGTGAGGCAGTACCTGTAGTTATAAGACACAG ATCATCTGTAACTGGAGAGTACAAGAATGAGACGCAGCGGGAAAATATTCAAAGCACCAACAGTATGAACACGACGGAGGCTCTGTCCATTGCgag ATCGTCTGTAACCGGAGAGTACAAGAATGAAACGCAGCGGGAAAATATTCAAAACACAAACAGCACGAACACGACGGAGGCTGTGTCCGTTGCGAGGATGGACgg ATCGTCTGTAACCAGAGAGTACAAGAATGAGACGCACCGGGAAAATATTCAAAACACAAACAGTACGAACACGACAGAGGATGTGTCCGGTGCGAGGATACAcgg ATCGTCTGTAACCAAAGAGTATAAGAATGAGACACAGCGGGCAAATATTCAAAACACAAACAGTACGAACACGACAGAGGATGTGTCCGGTGCGAGGATAGacag ccGTAGAAACATGCTACCAGCATTTACTGTGTATCCCGCAGCAGTATCTTTCCAAACGAACCCGCCTACGAGAATAGCACCATCGACTGAGCTGGTCTCTCCACGG atcGTCGATGACTTTTTCTTGCCGTACATGGGAGCCTCCTCGGGGTCCACTAAGGGCAACTGGGTTTTGGCTCAAAAAGC CCCTGCGCAAGATATTCACTGGTCGACTGTGAGATCGTGGATGTCCTGGGCACCCGAGTCGTTGCACGCATGGTGCAACAGCTACtataaaaatag ATTCAGTACGGTAGGCTCAACATATCCAGTGTGTGGGTACCGTATAGACCAAACGACGTTGACTTACCAGTTTAAGACGTTCGACGACTGGTGCAAAATGGAAGAGGAAAACTTTCAAGCACGGTCATATCGTATGTATGAACAGAGTCATAGCGTATGCATGAACACTGAAAGGCTTATTATTCCACCAGCTTCATAA